Proteins encoded by one window of Molothrus ater isolate BHLD 08-10-18 breed brown headed cowbird chromosome 12, BPBGC_Mater_1.1, whole genome shotgun sequence:
- the IRX3 gene encoding iroquois-class homeodomain protein IRX-3 encodes MSFPQLGYQYIRPLYPAERPGSGGSRGGAELAPSGTLSNVLSSMYGAPYAAAAAAQGYGAFLPYAAELPIFPQLGAQYELKESPGVQHAAFPPHHPAFYPYGQYQFGDPSRPKNATRESTSTLKAWLNEHRKNPYPTKGEKIMLAIITKMTLTQVSTWFANARRRLKKENKMTWAPRSRTDEEGNSYGSDHEGEEDKREDEEEIDLENIDTENIESNKDELEDDLQDADLLHSDSKTDSEGSEGFEDLPGSEERYDKASEGEPHHLRHHHLHHHHHHHHHHKCELPATAAPVGPEPLKPPPPPPHLSPPSSASSSAASSPTDGALAGSLPKPKIWSLAETATSPDNPRKSPGGGSPPAAAPQPLPLPTPPPHRLVSSCPLGKFPNWTNRAFPAHHHHHHPPHPLALLNTPHLLGLGAASAAPPAAAFPRPADQAQSAEPVGADRSSALEVEKKLLKTAFQPVQRRPQNQLDAAMVLSALSSS; translated from the exons ATGTCTTTCCCCCAGCTGGGCTACCAGTACATCAGGCCGCTTTACCCGGCGGAGCGCCCGGGGAGCGGCGGCTCCCGCGGCGGCGCCGAGCTGGCCCCGTCCGGGACCCTCTCCAACGTGCTCTCCTCCATGTACGGCGCGCCCtacgccgccgccgccgccgcccagGGCTACGGAGCCTTCCTGCCCTACGCCGCAGAGCTGCCCATCTTCCCCCAGCTG GGCGCCCAGTACGAGCTGAAGGAGAGCCCGGGGGTGCAGCACGCCGCCTTCCCCCCCCACCACCCTGCCTTCTATCCCTACGGGCAGTACCAGTTCGGGGACCCGTCGCGGCCCAAGAACGCCACTCGGGAAAGCACCAGCACCCTCAAGGCCTGGCTCAACGAGCACCGGAAAAATCCCTACCCCACCAAGGGCGAGAAGATCATGCTGGCCATCATCACCAAAATGACCCTCACCCAGGTCTCCACCTGGTTCGCCAACGCGCGGCGGAGGCTCAAGAAGGAGAACAAAATGACCTGGGCCCCCCGCAGCAGGACGGACGAGGAGGGCAACTCCTACGGGAGCGACCACGAGGGGGAAGAGGACAAGAGGGAGGACGAGGAGGAGATCGACCTCGAGAACATCGACACAGAGAATATCGAAAGCAACAAGGACGAGCTCGAGGACGATCTACAGGATGCCGACCTCCTGCACTCTGACTCCAAAACGGACTCGGAGGGATCCGAAGGCTTTGAGGACCTGCCCGGCTCCGAGGAGCGCTACGACAAGGCCTCCGAGGGGGAGCCGCACCACCTCCGCCACCACCACctgcaccaccaccaccatcaccatcaccaccacaaGTGCGAGCTGCCCGCCACGGCCGCACCCGTGGGCCCGGAGCCCCTcaagccgccgccgccgccgccccacCTCTCGCCCCCCTCGTCTGCCTCTTCCTCCGCCGCTTCCTCCCCGACGGACGGCGCTTTGGCCGGCTCCTTGCCGAAACCCAAGATCTGGTCGCTGGCCGAGACCGCCACCAGCCCGGACAACCCCCGCAAGTCTCCCGGCGGCGGCTCTCCGCCGGCGGCCGCCCCCCAGCCGCTGCCGCTGCCCACCCCGCCGCCCCACAGACTCGtctcctcctgccccctggGCAAGTTCCCCAACTGGACCAACCGCGCCTTCCCggcccaccaccaccaccaccaccccccgCACCCGCTGGCCTTACTGAACACTCCccacctgctggggctgggggccgcctccgccgccccccccgccgccgccttcCCGCGGCCCGCGGACCAGGCGCAGAGCGCGGAGCCCGTCGGAGCAG ATCGATCTAGTGCCTTGGAAGTAGAGAAAAAGTTACTAAAGACAGCTTTCCAGCCAGTGCAGAGGCG GCCCCAGAACCAACTTGACGCCGCTATGGTTCTATCGGCGCTCTCATCATCATag